The following are encoded in a window of Desulfobaccales bacterium genomic DNA:
- a CDS encoding DUF6569 family protein, giving the protein MPEIMQDFFPKLEAGPPATFRNLSLWPLFYEAIPAPVYLTLEAALEQWVLEITEISEEGVVPQIRFRNQSQTPVLLLAGEEVVGAKQNRILNTSLLVPGEAEVKVPVSCVEQGRWSYKGREFTSERRVSSPTLRGKVQGRVYQALRSGLGYMADQTEVWEEVRRKASRLRVDSPTLAMSDIYTSYEEELREFCRHFPLVPEQKGFMAALQGRPVGLEAFDSHNNLARYYAKLLKGYALDAVEALHSRQRGNGPRLKGPEDFLQQLGSLPVSLRPSPGLGQDLRAENEAVVGAGLLWQDALVHFSLFPKEPEERSGRMMPPRRRARMI; this is encoded by the coding sequence ATGCCGGAGATCATGCAGGATTTCTTCCCGAAACTGGAGGCCGGGCCGCCCGCCACGTTCCGCAACCTCAGCCTCTGGCCCTTGTTCTACGAGGCGATTCCTGCTCCTGTCTATCTCACCCTGGAGGCCGCCCTGGAGCAATGGGTGCTGGAGATCACCGAAATCAGCGAGGAGGGGGTGGTGCCCCAGATCCGTTTCCGTAATCAGAGCCAGACCCCGGTTCTGCTGCTGGCCGGGGAAGAGGTGGTGGGCGCCAAACAGAACCGCATCCTCAACACCAGTCTCTTGGTGCCGGGGGAGGCGGAGGTGAAGGTGCCGGTCTCCTGCGTGGAGCAGGGGCGCTGGTCCTACAAAGGGCGGGAGTTCACCAGCGAACGCCGGGTGAGCTCCCCCACGCTCCGGGGCAAGGTTCAGGGCCGGGTGTATCAGGCCCTCCGGTCCGGGCTGGGCTACATGGCCGACCAGACGGAGGTCTGGGAGGAGGTGCGGCGCAAGGCCTCCCGGCTCCGGGTTGACAGCCCCACCCTGGCCATGTCGGATATCTACACCTCGTATGAGGAGGAGCTCCGGGAGTTCTGCCGCCACTTCCCGCTGGTGCCCGAGCAAAAGGGGTTTATGGCCGCCCTCCAGGGCCGCCCGGTGGGTCTGGAGGCCTTTGACAGCCACAACAACCTGGCCCGCTACTACGCCAAGCTCCTCAAGGGCTATGCCCTGGACGCGGTGGAGGCCCTGCACAGCCGCCAGCGGGGCAATGGGCCGCGACTGAAGGGGCCGGAGGACTTCCTGCAGCAGTTGGGCTCCCTCCCCGTCAGCCTGCGGCCCTCGCCGGGTCTGGGGCAGGACCTCCGGGCGGAGAACGAGGCGGTGGTGGGCGCCGGCCTGCTCTGGCAGGACGCCCTGGTCCACTTCAGCCTCTTCCCCAAAGAACCGGAGGAGCGCTCCGGCCGCATGATGCCGCCCCGCCGCCGGGCCCGGATGATCTAA